From one Polynucleobacter sp. UK-FUSCHL-C3 genomic stretch:
- the truB gene encoding tRNA pseudouridine(55) synthase TruB, whose product MAQRIDGVVLLDKPSGMSSQSAVTSVKRLLHAEKAGHTGTLDPMATGLLPVCLGEATKYSQDLLDADKVYQAKLRFGIQTDTGDAQGQIIAEKSTAEVTDNAMAQGLMEGILPRFTGQIEQVPPMYSALKRDGKPLYEYARSGIEIEREPRKITIYSIKLLNIQWPEIDIEVHCSKGTYIRVLAEDIGHALGCGAHLIGLRRTMVGHLSLVQATTLENLQHTSPQVLPVDALLQTLPELTVDDHQAKRLEMGQRVPCALNIATQWANSLFRIYRSQALPQNFIGTADWRSGVLHPRRFIAQRLINQN is encoded by the coding sequence ATGGCTCAGCGGATTGACGGGGTGGTCTTGTTAGACAAGCCCTCCGGAATGAGTTCTCAAAGTGCGGTAACTTCCGTGAAACGGCTTCTGCATGCCGAGAAAGCGGGGCATACTGGCACGCTGGATCCAATGGCAACTGGACTATTGCCAGTTTGTTTGGGTGAGGCCACTAAATACTCGCAAGATTTACTAGATGCAGACAAGGTATACCAAGCAAAATTACGGTTTGGCATTCAGACTGATACGGGTGACGCTCAGGGCCAAATCATTGCTGAAAAATCAACAGCGGAAGTCACGGATAACGCTATGGCCCAGGGATTAATGGAAGGAATTTTGCCTCGTTTTACTGGTCAGATTGAGCAAGTTCCTCCGATGTATTCTGCTTTGAAGCGAGATGGAAAGCCTCTCTACGAGTATGCACGCTCTGGCATTGAGATCGAGCGCGAGCCTCGTAAAATTACCATTTATTCAATCAAGTTATTGAACATTCAGTGGCCAGAGATTGATATTGAAGTGCACTGTAGCAAGGGAACTTATATTCGTGTTTTAGCTGAAGATATTGGCCATGCTCTTGGCTGTGGCGCACACCTGATTGGCTTGCGTAGAACCATGGTTGGCCACTTGTCATTGGTACAGGCCACTACTTTAGAGAACTTGCAGCATACCTCCCCCCAAGTCTTACCAGTCGATGCACTATTACAAACCTTGCCTGAGCTGACGGTGGATGATCACCAAGCAAAGCGCTTAGAGATGGGACAACGCGTTCCATGCGCTTTAAATATCGCTACACAGTGGGCTAACTCTTTATTTCGGATTTATCGGAGCCAAGCGCTTCCTCAAAACTTTATTGGTACTGCCGATTGGCGCTCGGGCGTTTTACACCCTCGGCGCTTTATTGCTCAGCGCCTTATCAACCAAAACTAA
- the rbfA gene encoding 30S ribosome-binding factor RbfA — MHKTSPHRHQRLADQIQRDLAELIPRELRDPANGLITIQAVELSPDLAHAKIYFTVLGGDAQYALGSLQDKAGYLHSLLFKRMHTHTVPTLHFVFDTSIERGAEMSRLIDQALGSKPN; from the coding sequence ATGCATAAAACAAGTCCCCATCGTCACCAACGTCTCGCTGATCAAATTCAGCGAGATTTGGCTGAGCTCATTCCACGAGAACTGAGGGATCCTGCCAATGGCTTAATTACCATTCAGGCAGTTGAACTCTCCCCCGATCTAGCGCATGCAAAGATTTATTTCACTGTTTTGGGTGGGGATGCCCAATATGCATTGGGATCTTTGCAGGATAAGGCGGGCTATCTTCATTCATTACTCTTTAAACGAATGCATACCCATACTGTGCCTACTTTGCATTTTGTCTTTGATACCTCAATCGAGCGTGGCGCAGAAATGTCTCGATTAATAGATCAGGCATTAGGCTCAAAGCCTAATTAA
- the infB gene encoding translation initiation factor IF-2: MATTTVKVLAEELKRSPSDLLVQLKAAGIEKESEADKITDKDKTALLEYLQKAHGSADTGARKKITLTKRETSEIRQADSAGRTRTVQVEVRKKRVLVKRDESAKTEEPKEEKEVKAPVEKKAILSDEELEKRAAEASRQAELLARQEAEMKAASEQKVKKVASEQQPSKAEAEKEAATKEKAAKDLAELRSRRAAAEAEVSAIRDMMSTPARVLKAPSEVASEEAKKGTLHKPVKAEGSEDKKKPTKVGGKLIKSSETSSTWQEEGAKRKVGLKTRGDMSGGLGGGWRSGGGRKKQHQNQEDAPATNFQVPTEPVVRDVYIPETVTVADLAHKMSVKGAEVIKLLMGMGQMVTINQVLDQDTAMIIVEEMGHKAHAAKLDDPEIDLGASAEDAPSLPRPPVVTVMGHVDHGKTSLLDKIRVAKVAAGEAGGITQHIGAYHVETPRGVITFLDTPGHEAFTAMRARGAKATDIVILVVAADDGVMPQTREAIHHAKAANVPLVVAINKIDKPEANADRVKTELVSEQVVPEEYGGDSPFIGVSAKTGEGIDALLENVLLQAEILELRAPKDAPAQGIVIEARLDKGRGPVATVLVQSGTLKRGDMLLAGQSYGRVRAMLDENAKATNEAGPSIPVEIQGLSEVPDAGESFQVVADERKAREIALFRQGKFRDVKLAKQQAVKLENMMENMGEGAVEAKLLPIIIKADVQGSQEALSQSLQKLSTDEVKVQIVHAAVGGITETDVNLAIASKGVIIGFNARADAVARKLAETNGVDIRYHNIIYDAVDEVKAALSGMLTPDKKEEIIGMVEIRQVFNVSKVGAIAGCMVLDGIVRRNSRVRLLRDNVVVWTGELDSLKRFKDDVKEVKGGFECGLSLKNSNDIKEGDQLEVFEVTEVARTL, encoded by the coding sequence ATGGCTACGACAACCGTAAAAGTACTGGCTGAGGAGCTAAAACGAAGCCCATCAGATTTGTTGGTACAACTGAAGGCCGCTGGAATTGAGAAAGAGTCCGAGGCTGACAAGATTACCGATAAGGATAAGACTGCTCTATTGGAGTATCTCCAAAAAGCGCATGGTAGTGCTGATACTGGAGCTCGTAAGAAAATTACGTTGACCAAGCGTGAGACCAGTGAGATTCGTCAAGCAGATTCGGCTGGTCGGACTCGCACTGTGCAAGTTGAGGTTCGCAAGAAACGTGTTTTAGTAAAACGTGATGAGTCTGCAAAAACAGAAGAGCCTAAGGAAGAAAAAGAAGTAAAGGCTCCTGTTGAGAAAAAAGCAATCTTATCGGATGAGGAATTAGAGAAACGCGCCGCTGAAGCTTCTCGTCAAGCCGAATTATTGGCTAGGCAAGAAGCGGAGATGAAGGCTGCCAGCGAGCAAAAGGTGAAGAAAGTTGCTAGCGAGCAACAGCCCAGCAAGGCAGAGGCTGAGAAAGAGGCGGCTACTAAAGAAAAAGCCGCTAAAGATTTAGCTGAACTCCGTTCTCGGCGTGCAGCTGCCGAGGCTGAGGTATCTGCGATTCGGGACATGATGAGCACTCCCGCTCGAGTCTTAAAGGCGCCGAGTGAAGTTGCCAGCGAAGAAGCTAAGAAAGGTACTTTGCACAAGCCTGTCAAGGCAGAAGGCAGCGAAGATAAAAAGAAGCCAACAAAAGTTGGCGGTAAATTAATTAAGTCTTCTGAGACCTCTTCAACATGGCAAGAGGAAGGGGCAAAACGTAAGGTTGGATTAAAAACCCGTGGCGATATGAGCGGCGGTTTGGGTGGTGGATGGCGAAGTGGTGGTGGTCGTAAGAAGCAACACCAGAATCAAGAAGATGCCCCAGCAACTAATTTCCAAGTACCCACAGAGCCGGTTGTGCGAGATGTGTATATCCCCGAAACCGTCACTGTAGCTGACCTAGCACACAAAATGTCTGTAAAAGGTGCTGAAGTTATTAAGTTGTTGATGGGTATGGGTCAGATGGTGACCATTAATCAAGTGTTGGACCAAGATACAGCGATGATCATCGTTGAAGAAATGGGCCACAAAGCGCATGCTGCCAAATTAGATGACCCTGAAATTGATTTGGGTGCTTCGGCAGAAGATGCACCTTCTTTGCCAAGACCGCCTGTCGTAACGGTGATGGGGCACGTTGATCACGGTAAGACATCCTTGCTTGACAAAATCCGCGTTGCGAAAGTAGCGGCGGGTGAGGCTGGTGGAATAACCCAGCATATTGGCGCCTATCATGTGGAGACTCCACGCGGGGTTATTACATTCTTGGATACACCGGGTCACGAGGCCTTTACAGCAATGCGTGCGCGCGGTGCCAAGGCAACCGATATTGTGATCCTGGTAGTGGCTGCCGATGATGGTGTCATGCCACAAACGCGCGAGGCAATCCATCATGCTAAAGCAGCTAATGTTCCATTGGTAGTTGCGATTAATAAGATTGATAAGCCAGAAGCAAATGCTGATAGGGTTAAGACTGAATTGGTTAGCGAGCAAGTCGTACCTGAAGAATACGGTGGCGATTCTCCATTTATTGGCGTCTCTGCAAAAACTGGTGAAGGAATCGATGCGCTATTAGAGAACGTACTGCTGCAAGCAGAAATTCTGGAACTCAGAGCCCCCAAAGATGCGCCAGCACAGGGCATTGTGATTGAGGCACGCTTGGATAAAGGCCGTGGACCAGTGGCCACTGTATTAGTTCAATCTGGCACATTAAAGCGGGGCGATATGCTTTTGGCTGGCCAGTCTTATGGTCGAGTGCGCGCGATGTTGGATGAGAATGCAAAGGCAACCAACGAAGCTGGCCCTTCCATTCCGGTGGAGATCCAAGGTTTATCGGAAGTTCCTGATGCAGGAGAGTCATTCCAAGTCGTGGCCGATGAGCGTAAAGCTCGTGAGATTGCTTTGTTCCGTCAAGGTAAGTTCCGTGACGTGAAGTTGGCAAAACAACAAGCCGTCAAGCTTGAGAACATGATGGAGAATATGGGCGAAGGCGCAGTAGAAGCCAAGCTCTTGCCCATCATTATTAAGGCAGACGTGCAGGGTTCTCAAGAGGCCCTTTCGCAATCCTTACAAAAACTTTCCACCGATGAGGTGAAGGTGCAAATTGTTCATGCTGCTGTAGGCGGTATTACTGAAACGGATGTGAACTTAGCCATTGCCTCTAAAGGCGTGATTATTGGATTTAATGCACGTGCTGATGCGGTGGCTCGTAAATTAGCAGAGACCAATGGTGTTGATATTCGTTATCACAACATTATTTATGACGCAGTGGATGAGGTGAAGGCAGCCTTAAGCGGCATGTTAACCCCTGATAAGAAAGAAGAGATTATCGGTATGGTTGAGATACGCCAGGTCTTTAATGTATCCAAGGTTGGCGCTATCGCAGGTTGTATGGTTTTGGATGGCATCGTTCGGCGTAACTCACGTGTTCGCCTATTACGCGATAACGTGGTTGTGTGGACCGGCGAGCTAGATTCCTTAAAACGCTTTAAGGATGATGTCAAAGAAGTAAAGGGTGGTTTTGAGTGCGGCCTTTCCTTAAAGAACAGCAACGATATCAAAGAGGGCGATCAGCTTGAGGTCTTTGAGGTTACCGAGGTTGCTAGAACGCTTTAA
- the nusA gene encoding transcription termination factor NusA: MSREVLMLAEALAREKNVDREIVFEALELALASATKKRYSEDVDIRVSIDRDSGEYETFRRWLVVPDEAGLQEPDKEILQFEAKEQISDIEVGDHIEEQIESLAFGRIGAQAAKQVILQRIRDAEREQILNDYLERGEKIMTGTVKRADKNGLIIESGRVEALLRRDQMIPKENLRSGDRVRAYILKVDREARGPQIELSRTCPEFLMKLFENEVPEIEQRLLDIKGAARDPGVRAKIAVVTHDKRIDPIGTCVGVRGTRVTAVRNEVAGEAVDIVLWSEDPAQFVIGALAPAQVSSIVVDEERHAMDVVVDEENLAIAIGRSGQNVRLASELTGWQINIMTPEESAEKSEKESVVVRQLFMDKLDVDQEVADILIEEGFNSLEEVAYVPLSEMLEIESFDEDTVNELRTRARDSLLTMELAKEERIEEVSQDLRSLEGLSTELIAKLAENQVHTRDDLAGLAVDELVEITSMDEATAKTLIMKAREHWFNA; this comes from the coding sequence GAAGATGTGGATATTCGCGTTTCGATTGACCGCGATAGCGGTGAATATGAGACCTTCCGCCGCTGGTTGGTTGTTCCTGACGAAGCTGGCTTACAAGAGCCGGATAAGGAGATTTTGCAATTTGAGGCAAAAGAGCAAATCTCTGACATCGAAGTGGGCGATCATATTGAAGAGCAGATAGAGTCATTAGCATTTGGCCGGATTGGTGCTCAGGCTGCAAAACAGGTTATCTTGCAGCGCATTCGAGATGCTGAGCGTGAACAAATTTTGAATGATTACCTCGAGCGGGGTGAAAAGATCATGACCGGTACGGTCAAGCGCGCCGACAAGAATGGATTAATCATTGAATCGGGTCGTGTTGAAGCCTTATTACGTCGCGATCAAATGATCCCAAAAGAGAACCTGCGTTCAGGAGATCGTGTCCGCGCTTACATTTTGAAGGTAGATCGCGAAGCGCGTGGTCCACAAATTGAGCTCTCGCGTACATGCCCCGAATTTTTAATGAAGTTATTTGAGAATGAAGTGCCTGAGATCGAGCAACGACTCTTAGATATCAAGGGCGCTGCCCGTGATCCTGGAGTAAGAGCCAAGATTGCAGTGGTCACTCACGATAAACGGATCGATCCGATTGGTACTTGTGTTGGTGTTCGTGGTACTCGTGTCACGGCTGTGCGTAATGAAGTTGCTGGCGAGGCTGTCGATATTGTTCTATGGTCGGAAGATCCTGCCCAATTTGTGATTGGTGCATTAGCACCTGCACAGGTTTCATCGATTGTGGTGGATGAAGAGCGTCACGCTATGGATGTCGTGGTAGATGAAGAGAACTTAGCAATTGCGATTGGGAGAAGCGGGCAAAACGTTCGTTTGGCCAGTGAGTTGACCGGATGGCAAATTAATATTATGACCCCTGAAGAGTCTGCTGAGAAATCTGAAAAAGAGTCAGTTGTGGTCCGCCAATTGTTTATGGATAAGTTAGACGTGGATCAAGAGGTTGCTGATATCTTGATCGAAGAGGGCTTTAACTCCTTAGAAGAAGTAGCCTATGTACCTTTGTCCGAGATGCTTGAGATTGAATCATTTGATGAGGATACTGTTAATGAATTAAGAACACGGGCACGCGACTCTTTATTAACGATGGAGTTAGCTAAGGAAGAGCGTATTGAGGAAGTATCGCAGGACCTTCGCTCACTCGAAGGTCTTTCTACTGAGTTGATTGCAAAATTAGCAGAAAACCAAGTGCATACACGAGATGATTTAGCTGGTTTAGCAGTAGATGAACTAGTGGAAATCACTAGTATGGATGAAGCAACAGCCAAAACGCTCATTATGAAAGCGCGTGAACATTGGTTTAACGCATGA